Proteins encoded by one window of Sardina pilchardus chromosome 7, fSarPil1.1, whole genome shotgun sequence:
- the LOC134087770 gene encoding uncharacterized protein LOC134087770 — translation MMAKYNLFLAKAFCLMLMVLSASEAIQLPGLQLISDCLETKCGVRMTSCLRTNQGQLTGKAKGCIARDCKNALKLCVKQIPKNVFEYVKAITETAEQYTDVGLDFFSDSYLQCWQRPDTHNGTQLTDCVIDDLLETMDPFITLFGSMLFSNPAYMICWFVHIGRILVTLGIDTSNHDYAVQMVMNRAMEAQRNTLVYVKCSNMRNPDDDCVDMWNRIWGTPAWVKQKSKDVFVAFIHDAISASSKCRRS, via the exons ATGATGGCAAAGTACAACCTCTTTTTGGCAAAAGCTTTTTGCCTCATGCTCATGG TGTTGAGTGCCAGCGAAGCCATACAGCTTCCAGGTCTCCAATTAATATCTG ACTGCTTGGAAACTAAATGTGGTGTACGGATGACATCCTGTCTGAGAACTAATCAGGGGCAACTCACGGGCAAAGCCAAAG GCTGTATTGCCCGTGACTGTAAAAATGCCCTAAaactgtgtgtgaaacagatCCCGAAGAATGTGTTTGAATATGTCAAAGCCATCACAGAGACCGCTGAGCAGTATACTG ATGTTGGTCTAGACTTTTTTTCTGACTCCTACCTACAATGCTGGCAGAGGCCTGACACTCACAATGGAACTCAACTCACTG ACTGTGTGATTGATGACCTCTTAGAGACGATGGATCCTTTCATTACTCTATTTGGCTCTATGCTGTTCAGTAATCCAG CCTATATGATATGCTGGTTTGTTCACATCGGGAGAATTCTCGTCACGCTTGGAATTGACACAAGTAATCATGACTATGCTGTACAAATGG taATGAACAGGGCAATGGAAGCACAGAGGAATACGTTAG TATATGTGAAATGTTCGAATATGAGAAACCCAGATGACGACTGCGTTGACATGTGGAATCGTATATGGG GTACACCAGCATGGGtgaaacaaaaaagcaaag ATGTCTTTGTTGCTTTTATCCACGATGCCATATCTGCTTCATCAAAATGCCGGAGATCCTGA
- the LOC134087772 gene encoding uncharacterized protein LOC134087772, which yields MTKYSLPALFLVFIVLSASAAIEFPGLELLISDCIETKCGVRMRSCLRTNEWELTANAKGCIARDCRNALKLCVKQIPKDVLEYTTATAEKAEQYADYIVDVFSDSYLLCWFNTDINNGTKLIDCVIDDGLKKMEPFINLIGSALFSDPAYVTCWIVHVGKVLTSYITDTDKYSDLINQIVLNKAIEAKRKPYEYLTCYSRVNMDGCINMWDRILGKPSWVKQQSKDILVTFIHDVISASVKCRKS from the exons ATGACGAAGTACAGCCTCCCAGCTCTTTTCCTTGTGTTcatag TTCTGAGTGCCAGTGCAGCCATAGAGTTTCCCGGGCTTGAGTTATTAATATCTG ACTGCATAGAAACCAAATGTGGTGTACGGATGAGGTCCTGCCTAAGGACTAATGAGTGGGAACTTACAGCCAATGCCAAAG GTTGCATTGCCCGTGACTGTAGAAATGCCCTAAAGCTATGTGTAAAACAGATCCCAAAAGACGTACTTGAATATACCACAGCCACAGCAGAAAAAGCGGAGCAATATGCTG ATTATATTGTGGATGTTTTCTCTGACTCCTACCTGCTCTGCTGGTTCAACACAGACATTAACAATGGGACTAAACTCATTG ACTGTGTAATTGATGATGGCTTGAAGAAAATGGAACCTTTTATCAATCTAATTGGCTCTGCCCTGTTTAGTGACCCAG CCTATGTGACATGCTGGATTGTTCACGTCGGGAAAGTGTTGACCTCATATATAACTGATACTGATAAGTACAGCGATCTCATTAACCAAATAG TGCTGAACAAGGCAATTGAAGCAAAAAGGAAACCCTATG AATACCTGACGTGTTATTCAAGGGTAAATATGGATGGCTGCATTAACATGTGGGATCGAATTTTGG GTAAACCATCATGGGTGAAACAACAGAGCAAAG ATATCCTTGTTACCTTTATCCATGATGTCATATCAGCTTCAGTAAAATGTCGGAAGTCCTGA
- the LOC134086903 gene encoding uncharacterized protein LOC134086903: protein MTKYNLLSLSLVIIALGVTEAMRFPGLKLINDCIEMECGGPMRSCLKMSHMEFTSNAKGCIIRDCKNAFKLCMKQIPNNVFSYGKVMAEKFQQYADLGLDVFSDSYLQCWINTDIHNGTQLSDCVVDELLNQIEPFVTLFGSALFSDPAFMTCGIVHSFKSLLSLFLRIHMETDYMEQLEENKEIEAQRNLYEYIRCFEMNNFNADCNHVWNRIMGTPPMRQQTKDFFVAGVHDLISVTAKCRRF, encoded by the exons ATGACTAAATACAACCTCCTTTCCTTGTCCCTTGTGATCATAG CTCTAGGTGTCACTGAAGCCATGCGATTTCCAGGGCTCAAGTTGATAAATG ACTGCATAGAAATGGAATGTGGTGGACCGATGAGATCTTGCTTGAAGATGAGTCATATGGAATTTACTTCCAATGCCAAAG gTTGCATTATACGTGACTGTAAAAATGCCTTTAAGCTATGTATGAAACAGATCCCAAACAATGTGTTTTCATATGGCAAAGTGATGGCAGAAAAATTTCAACAATATGCTG ATTTGGGTCTAGATGTTTTTTCTGACTCCTACCTACAATGCTGGatcaacacagacattcacaacgGGACCCAACTTAGTG ACTGTGTTGTCGATGAACTCCTCAATCAAATCGAGCCTTTTGTAACTCTGTTTGGCTCTGCACTGTTCAGTGATCCAG CCTTTATGACATGTGGGATTGTCCACTCTTTTAAATCACTCCTGTCGCTCTTCCTACGTATCCATATGGAGACTGATTACATGGAGCAACTGG AGGAGAACAAGGAGATTGAAGCACAGAGAAATCTCTATG AATATATTAGGTGTTTTGAAATGAATAACTTCAATGCTGACTGTAACCATGTTTGGAATCGTATTATGG GTACTCCACCAATGAGACAACAAACCAAAG ACTTCTTTGTTGCTGGAGTCCACGATCTCATATCAGTTACGGCAAAATGTCGACGGTTCTGA
- the si:ch211-150o23.3 gene encoding uncharacterized protein si:ch211-150o23.3 isoform X2, with amino-acid sequence MVVRPRIESKQCRAILAVDIQVFFDPVNDKQLFVFHRTTCEQVRDHRETWSSFITSFGVMESAKIPSPIARIALVLSTLGCSIVYVNVEALDLVTKVIGDGHECRGRVEINHAGQWVTVCNRGWDMSDTRTVCREVGCWLASLPSGFKFSPSRAVWLNHVSCTGEVPDLTHCSHSNRNCSILEEAMMDCSGKPVLSILSPFTAFQVGEAIHFSCTAPSGPKFLNFHLYKKGVETPLVTQRADNGQRRMELTLTDVEVAHQGTYSCVNSDRRSSHPPKRMYHSNYIDIAVVELNRPQIWYNTSMEAPSGWVFKGESFSVTCSTHPLYPGGSFQLRLIRPNGTVRHSLPALAPAVTFTFSNAHTQNEGYYCCQYRVQMGKRMLASRESQPLPISVRDTDLAMSPVMISLLVSGLTFVVATFIILIVFRILSKRKRKLTELERESRTCVDNTYIALTTIK; translated from the exons ATGGTTGTACGACCACGTATCGAGAGTAAGCAATGCCGAGCAATCTTAGCTGTTGATATACAAGTGTTTTTTGATCCTGTAAATGACAAACAATTGTTTGTCTTTCATCGGACAACTTGTGAACAAGTGAGGGATCACAGAGAGACCTGGAGTTCATTCATCACGTCCTTTGGAGTCATGGAATCTGCAAAAATACCATCACCGATAGCGAGGATTGCCCTTGTTCTTTCAACACTAG GTTGCAGTATCGTATATGTGAACGTTGAAGCTTTAG ACCTGGTCACAAAAGTAATCGGAGATGGTCATGAGTGTCGAGGCAGGGTGGAGATCAATCACGCAGGACAGTGGGTGACCGTTTGTAATCGTGGTTGGGACATGAGCGATACCCGGACAGTGTGCAGGGAAGTGGGTTGCTGGTTGGCCTCCCTGCCCAGCGGCTTCAAATTCAGCCCCAGCAGAGCCGTGTGGCTGAACCATGTCAGTTGCACAGGTGAAGTGCCCGACCTGACGCACTGCTCGCATTCCAACAGGAACTGTAGCATCCTTGAAGAAGCCATGATGGACTGCtcag GGAAGCCTGTACTGTCCATTCTGTCCCCCTTCACTGCCTTCCAAGTCGGTGAGGCCATTCATTTTAGCTGCACGGCCCCAAGTGGACCGAAGTTCCTAAACTTCCACCTGTACAAGAAGGGCGTTGAAACTCCTCTTGTGACTCAAAGGGCTGACAATGGACAGCGGAGAATGGAGCTGACCCTTACGGATGTGGAGGTCGCACACCAGGGCACGTATAGCTGTGTCAACAGTGACCGGAGGAGCTCGCACCCTCCCAAGCGCATGTACCACAGTAACTACATTGACATTGCAGTAG tGGAGCTTAACCGGCCGCAGATCTGGTACAACACGTCCATGGAGGCTCCCTCCGGCTGGGTGTTCAAGGGAGAGAGCTTCAGCGTCACCTGCTCCACCCATCCCCTGTACCCGGGCGGCTCCTTCCAGCTGCGGCTGATCCGTCCCAACGGCACCGTGCGCCACTCTCTGCCCGCTCTCGCCCCCGCCGTGACCTTCACCTTCAGCAACGCGCACACCCAGAACGAGGGCTACTACTGCTGCCAGTACAGAGTCCAGATGGGCAAGCGTATGCTGGCCTCCCGGGAGAGTCAGCCTCTCCCCATCTCAGtcagag ACACAGATCTGGCCATGAGTCCTGTGATGATCAGTTTGCTGGTGTCAGGATTGACTTTCGTCGTGGCCACCTTTATCATCCTGATTGTGTTCAGAATACTCtccaagagaaagaggaaactTACAGaattagaaagagagagcagaactt GTGTAGACAATACATACATCGCACTGACAACTATAAAATAA
- the si:ch211-150o23.3 gene encoding uncharacterized protein si:ch211-150o23.3 isoform X1: MVVRPRIESKQCRAILAVDIQVFFDPVNDKQLFVFHRTTCEQVRDHRETWSSFITSFGVMESAKIPSPIARIALVLSTLGCSIVYVNVEALDLVTKVIGDGHECRGRVEINHAGQWVTVCNRGWDMSDTRTVCREVGCWLASLPSGFKFSPSRAVWLNHVSCTGEVPDLTHCSHSNRNCSILEEAMMDCSGKPVLSILSPFTAFQVGEAIHFSCTAPSGPKFLNFHLYKKGVETPLVTQRADNGQRRMELTLTDVEVAHQGTYSCVNSDRRSSHPPKRMYHSNYIDIAVVELNRPQIWYNTSMEAPSGWVFKGESFSVTCSTHPLYPGGSFQLRLIRPNGTVRHSLPALAPAVTFTFSNAHTQNEGYYCCQYRVQMGKRMLASRESQPLPISVRADTDLAMSPVMISLLVSGLTFVVATFIILIVFRILSKRKRKLTELERESRTCVDNTYIALTTIK, from the exons ATGGTTGTACGACCACGTATCGAGAGTAAGCAATGCCGAGCAATCTTAGCTGTTGATATACAAGTGTTTTTTGATCCTGTAAATGACAAACAATTGTTTGTCTTTCATCGGACAACTTGTGAACAAGTGAGGGATCACAGAGAGACCTGGAGTTCATTCATCACGTCCTTTGGAGTCATGGAATCTGCAAAAATACCATCACCGATAGCGAGGATTGCCCTTGTTCTTTCAACACTAG GTTGCAGTATCGTATATGTGAACGTTGAAGCTTTAG ACCTGGTCACAAAAGTAATCGGAGATGGTCATGAGTGTCGAGGCAGGGTGGAGATCAATCACGCAGGACAGTGGGTGACCGTTTGTAATCGTGGTTGGGACATGAGCGATACCCGGACAGTGTGCAGGGAAGTGGGTTGCTGGTTGGCCTCCCTGCCCAGCGGCTTCAAATTCAGCCCCAGCAGAGCCGTGTGGCTGAACCATGTCAGTTGCACAGGTGAAGTGCCCGACCTGACGCACTGCTCGCATTCCAACAGGAACTGTAGCATCCTTGAAGAAGCCATGATGGACTGCtcag GGAAGCCTGTACTGTCCATTCTGTCCCCCTTCACTGCCTTCCAAGTCGGTGAGGCCATTCATTTTAGCTGCACGGCCCCAAGTGGACCGAAGTTCCTAAACTTCCACCTGTACAAGAAGGGCGTTGAAACTCCTCTTGTGACTCAAAGGGCTGACAATGGACAGCGGAGAATGGAGCTGACCCTTACGGATGTGGAGGTCGCACACCAGGGCACGTATAGCTGTGTCAACAGTGACCGGAGGAGCTCGCACCCTCCCAAGCGCATGTACCACAGTAACTACATTGACATTGCAGTAG tGGAGCTTAACCGGCCGCAGATCTGGTACAACACGTCCATGGAGGCTCCCTCCGGCTGGGTGTTCAAGGGAGAGAGCTTCAGCGTCACCTGCTCCACCCATCCCCTGTACCCGGGCGGCTCCTTCCAGCTGCGGCTGATCCGTCCCAACGGCACCGTGCGCCACTCTCTGCCCGCTCTCGCCCCCGCCGTGACCTTCACCTTCAGCAACGCGCACACCCAGAACGAGGGCTACTACTGCTGCCAGTACAGAGTCCAGATGGGCAAGCGTATGCTGGCCTCCCGGGAGAGTCAGCCTCTCCCCATCTCAGtcagag cAGACACAGATCTGGCCATGAGTCCTGTGATGATCAGTTTGCTGGTGTCAGGATTGACTTTCGTCGTGGCCACCTTTATCATCCTGATTGTGTTCAGAATACTCtccaagagaaagaggaaactTACAGaattagaaagagagagcagaactt GTGTAGACAATACATACATCGCACTGACAACTATAAAATAA
- the si:ch211-150o23.3 gene encoding uncharacterized protein si:ch211-150o23.3 isoform X3 encodes MVVRPRIESKQCRAILAVDIQVFFDPVNDKQLFVFHRTTCEQVRDHRETWSSFITSFGVMESAKIPSPIARIALVLSTLGCSIVYVNVEALDLVTKVIGDGHECRGRVEINHAGQWVTVCNRGWDMSDTRTVCREVGCWLASLPSGFKFSPSRAVWLNHVSCTGEVPDLTHCSHSNRNCSILEEAMMDCSGKPVLSILSPFTAFQVGEAIHFSCTAPSGPKFLNFHLYKKGVETPLVTQRADNGQRRMELTLTDVEVAHQGTYSCVNSDRRSSHPPKRMYHSNYIDIAVVELNRPQIWYNTSMEAPSGWVFKGESFSVTCSTHPLYPGGSFQLRLIRPNGTVRHSLPALAPAVTFTFSNAHTQNEGYYCCQYRVQMGKRMLASRESQPLPISVRGVDNTYIALTTIK; translated from the exons ATGGTTGTACGACCACGTATCGAGAGTAAGCAATGCCGAGCAATCTTAGCTGTTGATATACAAGTGTTTTTTGATCCTGTAAATGACAAACAATTGTTTGTCTTTCATCGGACAACTTGTGAACAAGTGAGGGATCACAGAGAGACCTGGAGTTCATTCATCACGTCCTTTGGAGTCATGGAATCTGCAAAAATACCATCACCGATAGCGAGGATTGCCCTTGTTCTTTCAACACTAG GTTGCAGTATCGTATATGTGAACGTTGAAGCTTTAG ACCTGGTCACAAAAGTAATCGGAGATGGTCATGAGTGTCGAGGCAGGGTGGAGATCAATCACGCAGGACAGTGGGTGACCGTTTGTAATCGTGGTTGGGACATGAGCGATACCCGGACAGTGTGCAGGGAAGTGGGTTGCTGGTTGGCCTCCCTGCCCAGCGGCTTCAAATTCAGCCCCAGCAGAGCCGTGTGGCTGAACCATGTCAGTTGCACAGGTGAAGTGCCCGACCTGACGCACTGCTCGCATTCCAACAGGAACTGTAGCATCCTTGAAGAAGCCATGATGGACTGCtcag GGAAGCCTGTACTGTCCATTCTGTCCCCCTTCACTGCCTTCCAAGTCGGTGAGGCCATTCATTTTAGCTGCACGGCCCCAAGTGGACCGAAGTTCCTAAACTTCCACCTGTACAAGAAGGGCGTTGAAACTCCTCTTGTGACTCAAAGGGCTGACAATGGACAGCGGAGAATGGAGCTGACCCTTACGGATGTGGAGGTCGCACACCAGGGCACGTATAGCTGTGTCAACAGTGACCGGAGGAGCTCGCACCCTCCCAAGCGCATGTACCACAGTAACTACATTGACATTGCAGTAG tGGAGCTTAACCGGCCGCAGATCTGGTACAACACGTCCATGGAGGCTCCCTCCGGCTGGGTGTTCAAGGGAGAGAGCTTCAGCGTCACCTGCTCCACCCATCCCCTGTACCCGGGCGGCTCCTTCCAGCTGCGGCTGATCCGTCCCAACGGCACCGTGCGCCACTCTCTGCCCGCTCTCGCCCCCGCCGTGACCTTCACCTTCAGCAACGCGCACACCCAGAACGAGGGCTACTACTGCTGCCAGTACAGAGTCCAGATGGGCAAGCGTATGCTGGCCTCCCGGGAGAGTCAGCCTCTCCCCATCTCAGtcagag GTGTAGACAATACATACATCGCACTGACAACTATAAAATAA